The proteins below come from a single Gordonia pseudamarae genomic window:
- the asnB gene encoding asparagine synthase (glutamine-hydrolyzing) has product MCGLLGLLTSDGSAARNADGTPSDAVGLVAAASHCMRHRGPDEPGTWHDEHIVLGFNRLSIIDIEASHQPLRWGPPDNPERYALVFNGEIYNYLELRAELARDEGAVFRTEGDGEAIVAAFHHWGPDSVRRLRGMFAFAIWDTDNRSLFLARDPFGIKPMFLATGPGGTVFGSEKKSLLELIDRIGLSPDLDPRATEHYTVLQYVPEPETLHRSIRRLESGTYATLTPGSAPSARRYFAPQFAVRPVTEATRQSRYDEIAQVLRDSVAKHMRADVTVGSFLSGGIDSTAIAALAIQHNPDLITFTTGFQREGYSEVDVAAESAEAIGARHVVKVVGPDEFIAAIPEIVWYLDDPVADPALVPLYFVAKEARKHVKVVLSGEGADELFGGYTIYKEPLSLSAFDKLPTALRRLAGKVSDRIPEGTRGKSLLHRGSLTLEDRYYGNARSFDDARLRAVLRDYRPEWTHTDVTAPIYAQSQGWDPVARMQHIDLFTWLRGDILVKADKITMANSLELRVPFLDAEVYKVAETLPFDEKIAHGTTKYALRKALEQIVPPHVLHRRKLGFPVPIRHWLAGTEMYDWAHETIAASQTDHIFDKSVVVAMLGEHRAGTVDNSRRLWTILIFMVWHAIFVEKTLVPAITDHDYPVRL; this is encoded by the coding sequence ATGTGTGGACTGCTCGGCCTTCTGACCTCCGACGGCTCCGCCGCACGCAACGCCGACGGCACCCCCTCGGACGCGGTCGGCCTCGTGGCGGCGGCCTCGCACTGCATGCGCCACCGCGGCCCGGACGAACCCGGCACATGGCATGACGAGCACATCGTCCTGGGCTTCAACCGCCTCTCGATCATCGACATCGAGGCATCACATCAGCCGCTGCGCTGGGGCCCGCCCGACAATCCCGAGCGCTATGCACTGGTCTTCAACGGCGAGATCTACAACTATCTCGAGCTGCGCGCCGAATTGGCCCGCGACGAGGGCGCGGTGTTCCGGACCGAGGGCGACGGCGAGGCGATCGTCGCCGCATTCCACCATTGGGGACCCGATTCGGTCCGCAGGCTCCGCGGCATGTTCGCCTTCGCCATCTGGGACACCGACAATCGGTCACTGTTCCTGGCGCGCGACCCGTTCGGCATCAAGCCGATGTTCCTGGCAACCGGACCGGGTGGGACGGTATTCGGCAGCGAGAAGAAGAGCCTGCTGGAGCTGATCGACAGGATCGGCCTGTCCCCCGATCTCGATCCGCGCGCCACCGAGCACTACACGGTGCTGCAGTACGTTCCCGAACCGGAGACCCTGCACCGTTCGATCCGCCGGCTCGAATCGGGAACGTACGCGACACTCACACCCGGTTCGGCACCGTCGGCGCGGCGTTACTTCGCACCGCAGTTCGCGGTGCGGCCGGTCACCGAGGCGACCCGGCAGTCGCGCTACGACGAGATCGCCCAGGTGCTGCGTGATTCGGTGGCCAAGCACATGCGCGCCGACGTGACCGTCGGCTCGTTCCTGTCCGGCGGTATCGACTCCACCGCCATCGCGGCGCTGGCCATCCAGCACAATCCGGACCTGATCACCTTCACCACCGGTTTTCAGCGGGAGGGCTATTCGGAGGTCGATGTCGCGGCCGAGTCGGCGGAGGCGATCGGTGCCCGGCATGTGGTCAAGGTCGTCGGTCCGGACGAGTTCATCGCGGCCATCCCCGAGATCGTCTGGTATCTCGACGACCCGGTGGCCGATCCGGCCCTGGTGCCGCTGTATTTCGTGGCGAAGGAAGCGCGCAAACACGTCAAGGTGGTGCTGTCCGGTGAGGGCGCCGACGAGTTGTTCGGCGGCTACACCATCTACAAGGAACCGCTGTCGCTGAGTGCCTTCGACAAACTGCCCACCGCCCTGCGACGGCTGGCCGGCAAGGTCTCCGACCGTATCCCCGAGGGCACGCGGGGCAAGAGTCTGCTGCACCGTGGCTCGCTCACGCTGGAGGACCGCTACTACGGCAACGCCCGCAGCTTCGACGACGCCCGGCTACGCGCCGTGCTGCGCGACTACCGTCCCGAGTGGACGCACACCGATGTCACCGCGCCGATCTACGCCCAGTCGCAGGGGTGGGATCCGGTGGCCCGGATGCAGCATATCGACCTGTTCACCTGGTTGCGCGGCGACATCCTGGTCAAGGCCGACAAGATCACCATGGCCAATTCACTGGAACTGCGCGTGCCGTTCCTGGACGCGGAGGTGTACAAGGTCGCCGAGACGCTTCCCTTCGACGAGAAGATCGCCCATGGCACCACCAAGTACGCCTTGCGCAAAGCGCTCGAGCAGATCGTTCCGCCGCATGTGCTGCACCGCCGCAAGCTCGGCTTCCCGGTGCCGATCCGGCATTGGCTCGCCGGTACCGAGATGTACGACTGGGCGCACGAGACGATCGCCGCCTCGCAGACCGACCACATCTTCGACAAGAGCGTGGTCGTGGCGATGCTCGGCGAGCATCGCGCCGGAACCGTCGACAACAGCCGCCGCCTGTGGACGATCCTGATCTTCATGGTGTGGCATGCCATCTTCGTCGAGAAGACGCTGGTGCCGGCGATCACCGACCACGACTATCCGGTCCGTCTCTGA
- a CDS encoding carbohydrate kinase family protein produces MTIVVCGSIATDHLMTFPGKFSEQLLRDQLEHISLSFLVDDLVVRRGGVGGNIAYAMGQLGGSPVLVGAAGADFDDYRRWLEGSGVDCGAVRISQAHHTARFTCTTDETMAQLATFYPGAMSEAREISLRELFAGRGTPELVLIGADDPDAMLRHTRECREAGVPFAADPSQQLARLDGEQARELIDGARYLFTNEYEWGLLQQKTGLSEAQVAGLVGTRITTLGGNGVDIVDGQSVHVAVVPEIEKVDPTGVGDGFRAGFLLGISKGLSYERAAQLGSMVAVLVLEAVSTQDWSWDRDAALTRIKGAYGEDASGEIGAVI; encoded by the coding sequence GTGACTATCGTCGTATGTGGGTCCATCGCGACCGACCACCTGATGACCTTTCCCGGCAAGTTCTCCGAGCAGTTGCTGCGTGATCAGCTCGAACACATCTCGCTGAGTTTCCTCGTCGACGATCTGGTCGTCCGGCGCGGCGGGGTGGGCGGCAACATCGCCTACGCCATGGGCCAGCTCGGCGGTTCGCCCGTGCTGGTGGGCGCTGCCGGAGCCGACTTCGACGACTACCGCCGGTGGCTCGAGGGCAGCGGTGTCGACTGCGGTGCCGTGCGGATCTCGCAGGCCCACCACACCGCGCGATTCACCTGTACCACCGACGAGACGATGGCGCAGTTGGCCACCTTCTACCCGGGCGCGATGAGCGAGGCCCGCGAGATCTCGCTGCGCGAGCTGTTCGCCGGGCGCGGCACCCCCGAACTGGTGCTGATCGGCGCCGACGATCCCGATGCGATGCTGCGGCACACCCGCGAATGCCGTGAGGCGGGCGTGCCGTTCGCCGCCGACCCGTCCCAGCAGCTGGCCCGGCTCGACGGCGAGCAGGCCCGCGAACTCATCGACGGTGCGCGGTACCTGTTCACCAACGAATACGAATGGGGTCTGCTGCAGCAGAAGACCGGTCTGTCCGAGGCGCAGGTCGCCGGGCTGGTCGGCACCCGCATCACCACCCTCGGCGGCAACGGCGTCGACATCGTCGACGGGCAGAGTGTGCACGTGGCCGTCGTCCCGGAGATCGAGAAGGTCGACCCGACAGGTGTCGGCGACGGATTCCGTGCCGGTTTCCTCCTGGGTATCAGCAAGGGCCTGTCGTACGAGCGGGCCGCCCAACTCGGCTCGATGGTCGCGGTGCTGGTCCTCGAAGCGGTCTCGACGCAGGACTGGTCGTGGGACCGCGACGCCGCCCTCACCCGGATCAAGGGAGCCTACGGCGAGGACGCTTCCGGTGAGATCGGTGCCGTCATCTGA
- a CDS encoding HesB/IscA family protein yields the protein MTVANESGAVTSTGVILTEAAAGKAKALLDQEGRDDLSLRIAVQPGGCAGLRYQLFFDDRAMDGDLTADFGGVTLSVDRMSAPYVQGATIDFVDTIEKQGFTIDNPNATGSCACGDSFN from the coding sequence ATGACCGTTGCAAACGAATCCGGCGCCGTCACGTCGACCGGCGTCATCCTGACCGAGGCGGCCGCGGGTAAGGCCAAGGCACTGCTCGATCAGGAGGGCCGTGACGACCTGTCGCTGCGCATCGCCGTCCAGCCGGGTGGTTGCGCTGGACTGCGCTACCAGCTGTTTTTCGACGACCGCGCCATGGACGGTGACCTGACCGCCGACTTCGGCGGCGTCACGCTGTCCGTCGACCGGATGAGCGCGCCGTACGTGCAGGGCGCCACCATCGACTTCGTCGACACCATCGAGAAGCAGGGTTTCACCATCGATAACCCCAACGCCACCGGCAGCTGCGCCTGCGGCGACTCGTTCAACTGA
- a CDS encoding glycerate kinase family protein, with the protein MTVLVAPDSFGDTLTAVAAAECIAAGWLAARAADTVLLAPQSDGGPGFVEVLASRFGTVRTTRVCGPLGAGVDARWLLDTGPHVATAYLESAQCCGLHQLGGAPTPRTALAAGTEGLGELIAAALAAGARRLVIGLGGSATSDGGAGLIGALGGPGAARELLADTEIVVASDVENPLLGPLGAASVFGPQKGADPATVTEIEDRLTSWSRVLAEIAGRDVGELPGAGAAGGLGAALLALGGHRVSGATVVAQATGQAEVLAAADLVITGEGKFDSQTLRGKVVAALTSAAIGRGVPAVVFAGQVVLAADEIADAGITGAYAIVDRAGSVELAMSDAAAQLTGLATDVAARWSAPGEQDRDSRTGPGGWE; encoded by the coding sequence ATGACCGTGCTGGTGGCACCGGACTCCTTCGGCGATACGCTCACCGCCGTCGCCGCCGCCGAATGTATCGCCGCCGGCTGGCTGGCGGCCCGCGCAGCCGACACCGTGCTGCTGGCGCCCCAGTCCGACGGCGGGCCCGGTTTCGTGGAGGTGCTCGCGTCCCGGTTCGGCACGGTCCGCACCACCAGGGTGTGCGGCCCGCTCGGCGCCGGAGTCGACGCGCGGTGGCTGCTGGATACCGGACCGCACGTCGCGACCGCTTATCTGGAATCCGCGCAGTGCTGCGGCCTGCACCAGCTCGGCGGCGCGCCGACCCCGCGCACCGCGCTCGCCGCCGGCACCGAGGGGCTGGGCGAACTGATCGCGGCCGCCCTCGCCGCCGGGGCACGGCGGCTGGTTATCGGGCTCGGCGGCAGTGCCACCAGCGACGGCGGAGCCGGCCTGATCGGCGCGCTCGGCGGGCCCGGTGCCGCCCGGGAACTGCTGGCCGACACCGAGATCGTGGTGGCCTCCGACGTGGAGAACCCCCTGCTCGGACCGCTCGGCGCGGCATCGGTGTTCGGACCGCAGAAGGGGGCCGATCCGGCCACCGTCACCGAGATCGAGGACCGGTTGACCTCGTGGTCGCGGGTGCTCGCCGAGATCGCCGGGCGCGATGTCGGCGAACTTCCCGGGGCCGGGGCCGCGGGTGGGCTGGGCGCGGCACTGCTGGCGCTGGGCGGTCACCGGGTGTCCGGGGCGACCGTCGTCGCGCAGGCCACCGGCCAGGCCGAGGTGCTGGCCGCGGCCGACCTGGTGATCACCGGCGAGGGCAAGTTCGACTCGCAGACGTTGCGCGGCAAGGTCGTCGCCGCGCTCACCTCGGCCGCCATCGGCCGCGGAGTACCCGCGGTCGTCTTCGCCGGGCAGGTCGTGCTCGCGGCCGACGAGATCGCCGACGCCGGGATCACCGGGGCCTACGCGATCGTTGACCGAGCCGGTTCGGTCGAGCTGGCGATGTCGGATGCGGCCGCTCAGCTGACGGGCCTGGCCACCGATGTCGCCGCCCGGTGGAGCGCGCCGGGGGAGCAGGACCGGGACAGCAGGACCGGGCCGGGCGGGTGGGAATAG
- a CDS encoding DUF3043 domain-containing protein: protein MKLPWKKDDDAPSPTDDEQAAADTAEADESATGKGSAYTPGKGRPTPSRREAQGRRRGPVTPAPTTRAEARARKKELKSTMTREEKRAASDERRARRVEQREKMMAGDERYLMPRDQGPVRGFTRDVVDSRRNLAGLFMPFAIVLIFFMFTPISVNYPMIMNIVLLLFVILMVVDAVILGRLVNRRVRERFPDSADGGFKLGWYSFSRAMQLRRMRAPRPRVSAGDPV from the coding sequence GTGAAACTGCCATGGAAAAAGGACGACGACGCCCCTTCGCCAACCGACGACGAACAGGCGGCGGCGGACACCGCCGAGGCGGACGAGTCCGCCACCGGCAAGGGCAGTGCCTATACACCCGGCAAGGGCCGCCCGACCCCGTCGCGGCGGGAGGCGCAGGGCCGCAGGCGTGGCCCGGTGACCCCGGCACCGACGACCAGGGCCGAGGCGCGGGCCCGCAAGAAGGAACTCAAGTCGACGATGACGCGCGAGGAGAAGCGCGCCGCGTCCGACGAGCGCAGGGCCCGGCGGGTCGAACAGCGCGAGAAGATGATGGCCGGCGACGAGCGCTACCTGATGCCCCGTGACCAGGGTCCGGTGCGCGGATTCACCCGCGACGTCGTCGACTCGCGGCGCAACCTGGCCGGTCTGTTCATGCCGTTCGCGATCGTGCTGATCTTCTTCATGTTCACGCCGATCTCGGTCAACTATCCGATGATCATGAACATCGTGCTGCTGCTGTTCGTGATCTTGATGGTGGTCGACGCGGTGATCCTGGGCCGCCTGGTCAATCGTCGGGTCCGCGAGCGCTTCCCCGACAGCGCCGACGGCGGTTTCAAGCTGGGCTGGTATTCGTTCAGCCGGGCGATGCAGCTGCGCCGGATGCGCGCGCCGCGACCGCGCGTGTCGGCCGGTGACCCGGTCTGA